In one Salvelinus sp. IW2-2015 unplaced genomic scaffold, ASM291031v2 Un_scaffold875, whole genome shotgun sequence genomic region, the following are encoded:
- the LOC112069060 gene encoding uncharacterized protein isoform X1: MINNSADSSSVRVLLSTLVLMLGLAARCVGQAMPSKESPQADPASFSLRSLVTGTCEDVHRYVESVVGTNVIESTVEFFEMLSRFLAEGAASGLNIFALYVTDILRVTGVDVHLPFPHFTAEGVASAGQWALLALIGYWVLSIILRLLVGVVRRVFWMLKAGMALWLFGLIVSDAKAGSDTTAVRLASLVLGCALLGLASSGSEKTVQVEDRMSILEGRVKVVERRKGEE, translated from the exons ATGATCAACAACAGTGCAGATTCATCCTCAGTACGGGTTTTATTATCCACACTTGTTTTGATGCTCGGTTTGGCTGCGCGATGCGTCGGGCAGGCCATGCCGTCCAAAGAGAGCCCTCAAGCGGACCCAGCGTCATTCAGTCTCCGGTCCCTGGTCACGGGGACCTGCGAAGATGTCCACAGATACGTGGAATCCGTGGTGGGAACCAATGTGATCGAGTCGACTGTTGAG ttcttTGAGATGTTGAGCCGGTTTCTGGCTGAGGGAGCTGCCAGCGGACTGAATATCTTCGCTCTTTACGTCACAGATATCCTCAGGGTCACAGGAGTTGATG tcCACCTGCCGTTCCCTCACTTCACCGCAGAGGGCGTGGCCTCGGCTGGTCAGTGGGCTCTGCTGGCTCTGATTGGCTACTGGGTGCTGTCCATCATCTTGCGCCTGCTGGTGGGTGTGGTGAGGAGGGTGTTCTGGATGCTGAAGGCGGGCATGGCGCTGTGGCTCTTTGGCCTGATCGTCAGTGATGCCAAGGCTGGTTCAGACACCACAGCCGTCCGGCTAGCAAGCCTGGTGCTGGGGTGTGCCCTGCTGGGGCTGGCCAGCTCTGGATCAGAAAAGACAGTTCAAGTGGAAGACCGCATGAGCATCCTGGAGGGAAGGGTGAaggtggtggagaggaggaagggagaggagtga
- the LOC112069060 gene encoding uncharacterized protein isoform X2 yields the protein MSAYIHAPLPCCHYSVCPAPLPQSVLLYLESVLGQENIYSMFFEMLSRFLAEGAASGLNIFALYVTDILRVTGVDVHLPFPHFTAEGVASAGQWALLALIGYWVLSIILRLLVGVVRRVFWMLKAGMALWLFGLIVSDAKAGSDTTAVRLASLVLGCALLGLASSGSEKTVQVEDRMSILEGRVKVVERRKGEE from the exons ATGTCTGCCTATATCCATGCACCCCTCCCCTGCTGCCACTACTCTGTGTGCCCGGCACCCCTACCCCAGAGTGTGCTGTTGTATTTAGAGTCAGTGCTTGGTCAAGAGAACATCTATTCCATG ttcttTGAGATGTTGAGCCGGTTTCTGGCTGAGGGAGCTGCCAGCGGACTGAATATCTTCGCTCTTTACGTCACAGATATCCTCAGGGTCACAGGAGTTGATG tcCACCTGCCGTTCCCTCACTTCACCGCAGAGGGCGTGGCCTCGGCTGGTCAGTGGGCTCTGCTGGCTCTGATTGGCTACTGGGTGCTGTCCATCATCTTGCGCCTGCTGGTGGGTGTGGTGAGGAGGGTGTTCTGGATGCTGAAGGCGGGCATGGCGCTGTGGCTCTTTGGCCTGATCGTCAGTGATGCCAAGGCTGGTTCAGACACCACAGCCGTCCGGCTAGCAAGCCTGGTGCTGGGGTGTGCCCTGCTGGGGCTGGCCAGCTCTGGATCAGAAAAGACAGTTCAAGTGGAAGACCGCATGAGCATCCTGGAGGGAAGGGTGAaggtggtggagaggaggaagggagaggagtga
- the LOC112069059 gene encoding LOW QUALITY PROTEIN: E3 ubiquitin-protein ligase BRE1A-like (The sequence of the model RefSeq protein was modified relative to this genomic sequence to represent the inferred CDS: deleted 2 bases in 1 codon; substituted 1 base at 1 genomic stop codon), producing the protein MSGQKRPCDSSAPSSSSGAPPDKRRERDGGEDGVPGVSATAVETVIKLGGVSNSEEQDVKALHVKNRKLGESLDQRQVIEDELRERIERLETRQATDDASLLILNRYWNQFDDNVRQIGRRYDQSGSEPVESPAGEGRSLKPDTPEPDGDSNQERAKDRGQQGETTTSFLATLASSSSEEMEAELQERVESSQKQANRVVEIYDSLKTTVEQLKKDQDSGAEGSVWQVAVQLNTLLSNENDRLRQLTDDLQQKHSHMTSESRSLGRAVARADTRVSELQGLIEELQWDMEKIRRRETRLNTHLGEILERVNSKGYKVCGEASSVCGTITINKRKFEEMNSELEENRELAENRLSELQRLQQDLQTVNQENNNMKVELLSRAEGVVRESSEYRCLQSQFSVLYNESVGLKSQLDETRTRLNTTRTARLRQLEHMENDEVSLQRKVRTEVFQLEDTLAQVRKEYEMLRIEFEQTLAANEQAGPINREMRHLISTLQTHNQQMKGEVVKYKLRLREAQTDLSQARTTKGSAILQSQSSTELDVKEETTSPLTPAASGDVTIKVESDNGSATPNSTSTSLKTEPGTETEGEIKEEEKEKEVKKEEKNEREKERERPTRGGGGAVKEEKEKAGSSNQXEEVALERPSVIGGPKRKEVEQLKIVRADLKKAQESQREMKLLLDMYRSAPKEQRDKVQLMAAERKAKSEAEELKQRLRDLEERERREGKKMADEEALRKIRSVEEQINILNKKLSLAKQEEDALLTXMRVTGQAFEDMQEQNIRLMQQLREKDDANFKLMSERIKSNQIHKLLKEEKEELADQLLTLKTQVDAQLQVVRKLEEKERLLQGTISTAERELALRTQALDMNKRKTQESSVLSEEVRSQLDQVQQRLGTVREEVIENSISREKESFNARRAQEDISKLRRKIEKAKKPAETVRNGDDILNEEINDYKARLTCPCCNSRVKDAVLTKCFHVFCFECVKTRYDTRQRKCPKCNAAFGANDFHRIYIG; encoded by the exons ATGTCAGGACAGAAGCGTCCGTGTGACTCCAGCGCCCCCTCTTCCTCGTCCGGTGCGCCCCCCGATAAACGGAGGGagcgagatggaggagaggacggGGTTCCCGGGGTCAGCGCTACTGCCGTGGAAACCGTCATCAAACTCGGAGGGGTGTCCAACTCG GAGGAACAGGATGTCAAAGCTCTCCATGTGAAGAACAGGAAGTTGGGAGAATCCCTCGATCAAAGACAG GTGATTGAggatgagctgagagagagaatcGAGAGACTGGAGACTCGTCAGGCTACTGATGATGCCAGCCTACTGATCCTGAACAGATACTGGAATCAG TTTGATGACAATGTGCGCCAGATTGGCAGGCGCTACGACCAATCAGGAAGCGAGCCTGTCGAATCCCCGGCAGGAGAGGGGCGGAGCCTAAAGCCTGACACCCCAGAACCCGACGGTGACTCCAACCAGGAGAGAGCCAAAGATCGAG GCCAACAGGGAGAGACAACCACGTCCTTCCTGGCCACGCtggccagcagcagcagcgaggAGATGGAGGCGGAACTGCAGGAGAGGGTGGAGTCCAGCCAAAAGCAGGCCAACCGCGTAGTGGAGATCTACGACAGCTTGAAGACCACCGTGGAGCAGCTGAAGAAGGACCAGGACTCTGGAGCAg AGGGCTCTGTGTGGCAGGTCGCTGTACAGCTCAACACCCTCCTGTCCAATGAGAACGACCGGCTGCGTCAGCTGACCGATGACCTCCAGCAGAAGCACAGTCACATGACTAGCGAG TCTCGTTCTCTGGGGCGGGCGGTGGCGAGGGCAGACACACGGGTCAGTGAGCTGCAGGGCCTCATCGAAGAACTCCAGTGGGACATGGAGAAGATCAGACGCAGAGAAACCCGCCTCAACACACACCTGGGAGAAATCCTGGAGAGG GTGAACAGTAAAGGCTACAAGGTGTGTGGGGAGGCCAGCAGTGTGTGTGGAACCATCACCATCAACAAGAGAAAG TTTGAGGAGATGAACAGTGAGTTGGAGGAGAACAGGGAGCTGGCGGAGAACCGTCTGAGCGAGCTGCAGCGGCTACAGCAGGACCTGCAGACGGTCAACCAGGAGAACAACAACATGAAG gTGGAGTTGTTGAGTCGTGCTGAGGGGGTGGTAAGGGAGAGCTCAGAGTACCGCTGTCTCCAGTCCCAGTTCTCTGTCCTCTACAATGAGTCTGTGGGCCTTAAGTCTCAGCTGGACGAGACGCGCACACGCCTCAACACCACCAGAACGGCACGCCTCCGACAGCTAGAGCACAtggag aatGATGAGGTGTCTCTCCAGAGGAAGGTGCGTACAGAGGTGTTCCAGCTGGAGGACACTCTGGCCCAGGTCAGGAAGGAGTACGAGATGCTCCGGATCGAGTTTGAACAGACCCTCGCTGCCAATGAACAAGCAG gtcctaTCAACAGGGAGATGCGTCACCTGATcagcacactgcagacacacaaCCAGCAGATGAAGGGAGAGGTGGTGAAATACAAGCTGAGACTGAGAGAGGCACAGACTGACCTCAGccag GCTCGCACTACGAAGGGCAGCGCTATCCTCCAATCACAATCCAGTACGGAGCTGGATGTGAAGGAAGAGACCACCTCCCCCCTGACGCCTGCTGcctctggtgatgtcaccatcaAGGTGGAGTCTGACAATGGTTCAGCCACGCCCAACAGCACTA gtaccTCTTTGAAGACAGAGCCTGGGACGGAGACWGAGGGAGAAatcaaagaggaggagaaagagaaggaagtgaagaaagaggagaagaatgagagagagaaggagagagagaggccaaccCGTGGAGGGGGTGGGGCcgtgaaggaggagaaggagaaggctgGGTCCAGCAACCAATYGGAGGAGGTGGCTCTGGAGCGCCCGTCTGTGATTGGAGGACCAAAGAGGAAGGAGGTGGAGCAACTAAAAATTGTCCGGGCGGACCTAAA GAAAGCCCAGGAGTCTCAGAGGGAGATGAAACTACTGTTGGATATGTACCGGTCAGCACCCAAAGAGCAGAGGGACAAGGTCCAGCTCATGGCCGCTGAGAGGAAGGCCAAGTCAGAG GCGGAGGAGCTGAAGCAGCGTCTCAGGgatctggaggagagggagaggagagaggggaagaagatgGCCGACGAGGAGGCACTGAGGAAGATCCGTTCTGTGGAGGAACAGATCAACATCCTCAATAAGAAGCTCTCCCTGGccaagcag GAGGAGGATGCGTTGCTGACGTAGATGCGA GTGACGGGCCAGGCTTTTGAGGACATGCAGGAGCAGAACATCCGGCTGATGCAGCAGTTGAGGGAGAAGGATGACGCCAACTTCAAGCTGATGTCGGAACGCATCAAGTCCAACCAGATCCACAAGCTGctcaaggaggagaaggaggaactCGCCGACCAGCTGCTCACGCTCAAAACACAG GTGGATGCCCAGCTGCAGGTGGTGMGGAAGCTGGAGGAGAAAGAGCGCCTCCTCCAGGGCACCATcagtacagcagagagagagctggctCTGAGGACACAGGCTCTGGACATGAACAAACGCAAG aCCCAGGAGTCATCGGTGCTGTCGGAGGAGGTGCGTAGTCAGCTGGACCAGGTGCAGCAGAGACTGGGAACCGTCAGGGAGGAGGTCATAGAAAACAGCATCTCCAGAGAGAAGGAGTCCTTCAACGCGCGCCGCGCACAG GAGGACATCTCCAAACTGCGGAGGAAGATCGAGAAGGCCAAGAAACCAGCCGAGACCGTCCGCAACGGAGACGACATCCTCAACGAGGAAATCAACGATTACAAG GCGCGTCTGACGTGCCCGTGCTGTAACTCCCGGGTAAAGGACGCCGTCCTGACCAAGTGTTTCCACGTCTTCTGCTTCGAGTGTGTAAAGACGCGCTACGACACGCGCCAGAGGAAGTGCCCCAAGTGCAACGCCGCCTTYGGCGCCAACGACTTCCACCGCATCTACATCGGCtag
- the LOC112069061 gene encoding fructose-bisphosphate aldolase B, whose product MTTQFPSLSPEQKKELSDIAQRIVAPGKGILAADESTGTMGKRLQKINVENNEENRRTFRDLLFSAVDPSCIGGIIFFHETLYQMSDKGVLFPQVIKDKGIVVGIKVDKGTAGLNGTDGETTTQGLDGLSERCAQYKKDGCDFAKWRCVLKISDACPSALAIAENANVLARYASICQQNGLVPIVEPEILPDGDHDLLRTQYVTEKVLAATYKALNDHHVYLEGTLLKPNMVTAGHSCPKKFTPQEVGMATVTALRRTVPAAVPGITFLSGGQSEEEATQNLNAMNQTSLHRPWKLSFSYGRALQASALAAWKGKAANKQSAQDAFTSRAKSNGLASKGKYTAVSSDDQASMQSLHTANYVY is encoded by the exons ATGACTACCCAGTTCCCATCCCTTTCTCCAGAGCAGAAGAAGGAGCTCTCTGACATTGCCCAGAGGATTGTGGCTCCAGGGAAGGGCATCCTAGCAGCAGACGAGTCCACAG GCACAATGGGTAAGCGCCTGCARAAGATAAACGTGGAGAACAATGAGGAGAACCGTCGGACTTTCCGTGACCTCCTGTTCTCTGCAGTTGACCCCAGCTGCATTGGCGGAATCATCTTCTTCCACGAGACGCTGTACCAGATGTCGGACAAGGGCGTCCTCTTCCCCCAGGTCATCAAGGACAAGGGCATTGTGGTCGGCATTAAG GTGGACAAAGGCACAGCTGGTCTGAACGGAACAGATGGAGAGACTACCACACAGG GTCTTGATGGACTCTCGGAGCGTTGTGCTCAGTACAAGAAGGACGGTTGCGACTTCGCCAAATGGAGGTGTGTGCTCAAGATCTCCGACGCCTGCCCCTCGGCCCTCGCCATCGCAGAGAATGCCAATGTCCTCGCCAGATACGCCAGTATCTGCCAACAG AACGGCCTGGTGCCCATCGTGGAGCCAGAGATTTTGCCTGACGGAGACCATGACCTGCTGCGCACTCAGTATGTCACTGAGAAG GTCCTGGCAGCCACGTACAAGGCTCTGAACGACCACCACGTCTACCTGGAGGGCACCCTGTTGAAGCCTAACATGGTCACTGCTGGACACTCCTGCCCCAAGAAGTTCACCCCCCAGGAGGTTGGCATGGCCACCGTCACTGCCCTGAGGCGCACCGTTCCTGCCGCCGTGCCTG GCATCACCTTCCTGTCTGGAGGTCAGAGCGAAGAGGAGGCCACCCAAAACCTCAACGCCATGAACCAGACGTCCCTCCACCGGCCTTGGAAGCTCTCCTTCTCCTACGGCCGTGCGCTCCAGGCCTCCGCCCTCGCCGCCTGGAAAGGCAAGGCCGCTAACAAGCAGTCAGCGCAGGATGCTTTCACCTCCAGAGCCAAG AGCAACGGTTTGGCCTCCAAGGGAAAGTACACAGCGGTCAGCAGCGATGACCAGGCTTCCATGCAGTCCCTGCACACAGCCAACTATGTCTACTAA